A portion of the Gasterosteus aculeatus chromosome 12, fGasAcu3.hap1.1, whole genome shotgun sequence genome contains these proteins:
- the fgf3 gene encoding fibroblast growth factor 3 isoform X2, protein MCAGLSGGAQSDPQEGFTGDPTSRAVSVRAAGALERGGPRHFNGTLRARRKCSRFVMPASRHGHATMLLISLLVLLSVLRPVCLQARCSAGPAGHPRPRRDAGGRGGVYEHLGGAPRRRKLYCATKYHLQIHPNGTINGSLEENNKYSIMEITAVDVGVVAIKGLFSSRYLAMNDKGKLYASGSTKSASSWSGSMSWGTTPTRRATTPPSCRCRWEVAVSGVPVPSASGTSPSTAKGGRGEASKRGVRTKRRFSCRVCSDSRTTRWSRMSPEESGADADTAPGKAAACGQMTEQIHVAGVYPVALRLKRGPLASAHPVAWQQDAKDRFGFCLVD, encoded by the exons ATGTGCGCCGGCCTGAGCGGAGGCGCTCAGTCGGACCCGCAGGAGGGATTCACAGGCGATCCCACCTCCAGGGCGGTGTCTGTGCGCGCGGCTGGAGCTCTGGAGCGCGGGGGCCCCCGACACTTTAATGGGACCCTGAGAGCCAGAAGGAAGTGCTCCCGTTTTGTAATGCCAGCGTCGCGCCACGGCCATGCCACAATGCTGCTGATCTCTCTGCTGGTGTTGCTGAGCGTGCTGCGTCCCGTCTGCCTCCAGGCCCGCTGCTCCGCGGGCCCGGCCGGACACCCCCGCCCGCGGAGGGACGCCGGGGGCCGCGGGGGAGTTTATGAGCACCTCGGTGGAGCCCCGAGACGCAGGAAACTCTACTGCGCTACTAAATACCATTTACAAATCCATCCCAACGGGACGATAAACGGATcactggaggaaaacaacaagTATA GCATCATGGAAATTACAGCGGTGGATGTGGGTGTTGTGGCCATAAAAGGCCTTTTCTCCAGCCGATACCTGGCCATGAATGACAAAGGCAAGCTGTATGCCTCG GGTTCAACAAAGAGTGCGAGTTCGTGGAGCGGATCCATGAGTTGGGGTACAACACCTACGCGTCGTGCCACCACTCCACcgagctgccgctgccgctgggAAGTGGCAGTAAGCGGCGTGCCAGTGCCAAGCGCCAGTGGTACGTCTCCATCAACGGCAAAGGGCGGCCGCGGCGAGGCTTCAAAACGCGGAGTACGGACAAAGCGTCGCTTTTCCTGCCGCGTGTGCTCGGACTCACggaccacgagatggtcacgaATGTCACCCGAGGAGAGCGGCGCAGACGCAGACACCGCGCCAGGAAAGGCCGCGGCCTGCGGCCAGATGACTGAGCAGATTCATGTGGCGGGAGTTTACCCTGTTGCCCTCCGACTGAAACGCGGACCCCTCGCCTCGGCACATCCTGTCGCTTGGCAGCAGGATGCGAAGGATCGCTTCGGATTCTGCCTGGTGGATTAG
- the fgf3 gene encoding fibroblast growth factor 3 isoform X1 — MCAGLSGGAQSDPQEGFTGDPTSRAVSVRAAGALERGGPRHFNGTLRARRKCSRFVMPASRHGHATMLLISLLVLLSVLRPVCLQARCSAGPAGHPRPRRDAGGRGGVYEHLGGAPRRRKLYCATKYHLQIHPNGTINGSLEENNKYSIMEITAVDVGVVAIKGLFSSRYLAMNDKGKLYASEGFNKECEFVERIHELGYNTYASCHHSTELPLPLGSGSKRRASAKRQWYVSINGKGRPRRGFKTRSTDKASLFLPRVLGLTDHEMVTNVTRGERRRRRHRARKGRGLRPDD; from the exons ATGTGCGCCGGCCTGAGCGGAGGCGCTCAGTCGGACCCGCAGGAGGGATTCACAGGCGATCCCACCTCCAGGGCGGTGTCTGTGCGCGCGGCTGGAGCTCTGGAGCGCGGGGGCCCCCGACACTTTAATGGGACCCTGAGAGCCAGAAGGAAGTGCTCCCGTTTTGTAATGCCAGCGTCGCGCCACGGCCATGCCACAATGCTGCTGATCTCTCTGCTGGTGTTGCTGAGCGTGCTGCGTCCCGTCTGCCTCCAGGCCCGCTGCTCCGCGGGCCCGGCCGGACACCCCCGCCCGCGGAGGGACGCCGGGGGCCGCGGGGGAGTTTATGAGCACCTCGGTGGAGCCCCGAGACGCAGGAAACTCTACTGCGCTACTAAATACCATTTACAAATCCATCCCAACGGGACGATAAACGGATcactggaggaaaacaacaagTATA GCATCATGGAAATTACAGCGGTGGATGTGGGTGTTGTGGCCATAAAAGGCCTTTTCTCCAGCCGATACCTGGCCATGAATGACAAAGGCAAGCTGTATGCCTCG GAAGGGTTCAACAAAGAGTGCGAGTTCGTGGAGCGGATCCATGAGTTGGGGTACAACACCTACGCGTCGTGCCACCACTCCACcgagctgccgctgccgctgggAAGTGGCAGTAAGCGGCGTGCCAGTGCCAAGCGCCAGTGGTACGTCTCCATCAACGGCAAAGGGCGGCCGCGGCGAGGCTTCAAAACGCGGAGTACGGACAAAGCGTCGCTTTTCCTGCCGCGTGTGCTCGGACTCACggaccacgagatggtcacgaATGTCACCCGAGGAGAGCGGCGCAGACGCAGACACCGCGCCAGGAAAGGCCGCGGCCTGCGGCCAGATGACTGA